Proteins from one Mixophyes fleayi isolate aMixFle1 chromosome 9, aMixFle1.hap1, whole genome shotgun sequence genomic window:
- the ITIH6 gene encoding inter-alpha-trypsin inhibitor heavy chain H6 isoform X3, producing MYNPHNESKEAIFDLELPSSAFMSNFTLTVNGNTHVAEVKEKHQAKKMYEEARRQGKTTAHVGTRDRETEKFRVSMNVEAGGEMTFTLTYEELLRRHLGKYEHAVSVRPGQIVQNLTVLVTISERTGIDYVRVLPLRASRLITNTVRGEAAMPPSTEIDKNSHCARVTFQPTPKEQALHSNVGIVADFVVQYDVTLKDLAGDVQIYNGYFVHYFAPRGLPTIQKNVIFVIDVSGSMFGTKMKQTKSAMHVILNDLHRDDSFNIITFSDVVQVWKPGFSIQATVQNIKSAKEYVNKIEADGWTDINAAILAAASIFNHTSNKLEKGGTKQKIPLVIFLTDGEATSGVTSSTRILVNAQKALKGTVSLFCLAFGEDADYNLMRRLSLENRGIARRIYEYSDATLQLKGFYDEIASPLLFDIELAYREEAVQNVTQTLFPNFFEGSELVVAGKLKPGTKNLQVRMTAHDQKEKLSLDNDIHLEDNATQSNFGCSGNVDEIQWFVQRLWAYFTIQDLLQARIKANDTIARKILTEKATNLSLKYNFVTPVTSLIVVKPDDSDDPKTTTVTSMPSTATLPVTPTSHTTINTTVLSTAVLKAKSTSAARLTRPAAKTPKPSTMAKIGTMRPTTGKTTTTSQVTGTRAQPNINPGTPTANTLEKITTMPSFARLYPTNNTILRPNTPLSPTGTLHPSSLVTTGTTTSSTEKLSPTSSSSESPSSSVVSSSAPATETVQGISASSYASTLTPDDPVGDEVQESPHTEIPTSVPVNPTSLRLLILSHDTELLPGTYSYPTYVESLNPPPVYSYFEEIKGVSLNTYSTDDYDYSVIADLEPDIDFEVASVGAPRLQTFMSSVDGDPHFVVNLPQIREKLCFTLDGRPGDTLRLLSDPDTGITVNGHLMKAPLRIGHENRLRTYLDIITITINQPRCNYIVNISLDNLTLKGEKQLTLPVTKPALLRKPKLAIKISPSSNITVWIGRNVELLVLFHHYQHPTYLQLSHLGFYIVKGDGLSSGCGGLLGQFQNAHIEVTERKQSNDLTLSGILRRNNHTALAILTVKSLKDSTAQSHMSKCWLVKHTDVEEILDGKYMSYVVSDLQDM from the exons CACAGTTAATGGTAATACGCATGTTGCGGAGGTAAAGGAGAAACACCAGGCCAAGAAGATGTACGAGGAAGCAAGGCGGCAAGGGAAGACCACGGCTCACGTTGGTACCAG AGATAGGGAGACAGAGAAGTTCCGTGTTTCTATGAATGTGGAGGCTGGAGGGGAGATGACCTTCACACTGACCTATGAGGAACTGCTGAGAAGACACCTGGGGAAATACGAGCATGCAGTCAGTGTGCGGCCCGGGCAGATAGTCCAGAACCTCACCGTGCTGGTGACAATCTCTGAACGGACAGGCATAGACTATGTACGAGTGCTACCTCTGCGTGCCAGCCGTCTGATAACCAACACCGTGCGAG GTGAGGCAGCAATGCCCCCATCCACTGAGATAGATAAGAATTCACACTGTGCACGGGTCACTTTCCAGCCGACACCTAAGGAACAGGCTCTCCATTCCAACGTTGGTATTGTTGCAGATTTTGTTGTCCAGTACGACGTGACCTTGAAAGACCTCGCGGGGGATGTTCAG ATATACAATGGATATTTTGTTCACTACTTCGCCCCGCGAGGGCTCCCAACAATCCAGAAGAACGTGATCTTCGTCATTGACGTCAGCGGGTCGATGTTTGGCACCAAAATGAAACAG ACCAAGAGTGCAATGCATGTCATCTTAAATGATCTCCACCGAGATGACTCCTTCAATATAATCACCTTCTCGGATGTGGTACAAGTGTGGAAACCTGGTTTTTCCATACAAGCGACAGTTCAGAACATCAAGAGTGCCAAGGAGTATGTGAATAAGATTGAAGCCGATGGAT GGACAGATATTAATGCTGCAATCCTGGCTGCCGCTTCAATCTTCAACCATACGTCAAATAAACTGGAGAAAGGTGGAACCAAACAGAAGATCCCTCTGGTCATATTCCTTACTGATGGAGAAGCCACCTCAGGGGTCACGTCTTCTACCCGCATTCTGGTAAATGCCCAAAAAGCCCTGAAAGGCACCGTCTCACTCTTTTGCCTAGCATTTGGTGAAGATGCTGACTACAACCTCATGCGCAGGCTGTCCCTGGAAAACCGCGGCATAGCGCGGCGCATCTATGAGTATTCTGACGCCACGCTGCAGCTAAAGGGCTTTTATGATGAGATTGCCAGTCCTCTCCTCTTCGATATTGAGTTGGCTTACCGTGAGGAAGCGGTTCAAAATGTGACACAGACCCTTTTCCCTAATTTTTTTGAAGGGTCAGAGTTGGTGGTCGCAGGGAAGCTTAAGCCAGGCACAAAGAACCTTCAGGTTAGGATGACGGCACATGACCAGAAGGAGAAGCTAAGCCTAGACAATGACATCCACTTGGAGGATAATGCCACACAATCCAACTTTGGATGTTCGGGCAATGTGGATGAAATTCAGTGGTTTGTCCAGAGGCTTTGGGCCTATTTCACCATCCAGGATTTGCTGCAGGCTAGGATCAAAGCCAATGACACTATAGCTAGAAAGATACTGACGGAGAAAGCTACCAACTTATCCCTGAAATATAACTTTGTGACGCCTGTTACTTCCCTGATTGTAGTGAAACCCGATGACTCGGATGACCCGAAAACAACCACAGTTACGTCAATGCCTAGTACTGCAACTCTACCCGTCACCCCAACGTCCCATACTACAATAAATACTACGGTTCTAAGTACTGCTGTTCTAAAAGCCAAGTCCACTTCTGCGGCCCGACTAACAAGGCCAGCCGCTAAAACTCCCAAACCTTCAACAATGGCCAAGATAGGCACAATGAGACCAACCACTGGAAAAACAACCACAACTTCTCAAGTTACAGGAACCAGAGCCCAACCTAACATTAATCCAGGAACGCCCACCGCTAATACCTTGGAGAAGATTACCACAATGCCTTCATTCGCCAGGTTATACCCAACTAACAATACAATTCTCCGTCCCAATACCCCTTTGTCCCCCACCGGAACACTTCATCCAAGCAGTTTAGTTACAACAGGAACAACAACATCCAGCACAGAGAAGCTTTCTCCCACTTCCTCCAGCTCTGAATCTCCATCCAGCTCAGTGGTTTCAAGCAGTGCCCCAGCAACAGAAACCGTGCAGGGGATCTCTGCCTCCTCTTATGCCAGCACACTTACTCCTGATGACCCGGTTGGTGATGAGGTACAAGAGTCTCCACACACTGAGATTCCCACTTCAGTTCCTGTGAACCCCACTTCTCTGAGACTCCTTATCCTTTCCCATGATACAGAACTTCTGCCTGGCACATATTCCTATCCAACATATGTTGAGTCCCTGAATCCTCCTCCTGTTTACAGCTATTTTGAAGAGATCAAAG GGGTCAGTCTTAATACATATTCCACAGATG ATTATGATTATTCTGTAATTGCAGACTTGGAACCAGACATTGACTTTGAAG TGGCATCTGTTGGTGCGCCGCGGCTCCAGACCTTCATGTCCTCGG TTGATGGAGATCCCCACTTTGTGGTGAATTTGCCTCAGATCCGAGAAAAGTTGTGTTTCACCCTAGATGGTCGCCCAGGGGACActctgaggctcctctctgacCCAGATACAG GTATCACAGTAAATGGACATTTGATGAAGGCCCCTTTGAGAATTGGCCATGAAAACCGGTTACGTACTTACCTAGACATCATTACCATCACCATCAACCAGCCGCGGTGCAACTACATAGTCAATATCTCCCTCGATAATTTGACACTAAAGGGGGAAAAACAGCTCACTCTCCCCGTTACCAAACCTGCTCTGCTGCGAAAGCCCAAACTGGCCATCAAAATATCCCCATCGTCCAATATAACAGTGTGGATTGGGCGTAATGTGGAGTTGTTGGTCTTGTTTCACCACTACCAGCATCCAACGTACCTGCAGTTAAGCCACCTGGGATTTTACATTGTCAAAGGGGACGGTTTATCTTCCGGCTGTGGAGGCCTCTTAG gtcAATTCCAAAACGCCCACATAGAGGTCACTGAGCGGAAACAGAGTAACGATTTGACCCTCTCCGGAATCCTGAGGAGAAACAATCACACAGCTCTGGCAATTCTCACTGTAAAATCCCTGAAGGACTCCACGGCACAATCACACATGTCCAAATGTTGGCTGGTAAAACACACAGACGTGGAGGAGATTCTAGACGGAAAGTACATGTCCTACGTGGTATCAGACCTTCAAGATATGTAA
- the ITIH6 gene encoding inter-alpha-trypsin inhibitor heavy chain H6 isoform X1: protein MLLRYFSCDLMVSGMGNLLRNYFLLLVSLSIADPSFADGSSLRSPYLERFKRQIRATKTELTISSLYIQSTIVSRYAFTKVQSVMYNPHNESKEAIFDLELPSSAFMSNFTLTVNGNTHVAEVKEKHQAKKMYEEARRQGKTTAHVGTRDRETEKFRVSMNVEAGGEMTFTLTYEELLRRHLGKYEHAVSVRPGQIVQNLTVLVTISERTGIDYVRVLPLRASRLITNTVRGEAAMPPSTEIDKNSHCARVTFQPTPKEQALHSNVGIVADFVVQYDVTLKDLAGDVQIYNGYFVHYFAPRGLPTIQKNVIFVIDVSGSMFGTKMKQTKSAMHVILNDLHRDDSFNIITFSDVVQVWKPGFSIQATVQNIKSAKEYVNKIEADGWTDINAAILAAASIFNHTSNKLEKGGTKQKIPLVIFLTDGEATSGVTSSTRILVNAQKALKGTVSLFCLAFGEDADYNLMRRLSLENRGIARRIYEYSDATLQLKGFYDEIASPLLFDIELAYREEAVQNVTQTLFPNFFEGSELVVAGKLKPGTKNLQVRMTAHDQKEKLSLDNDIHLEDNATQSNFGCSGNVDEIQWFVQRLWAYFTIQDLLQARIKANDTIARKILTEKATNLSLKYNFVTPVTSLIVVKPDDSDDPKTTTVTSMPSTATLPVTPTSHTTINTTVLSTAVLKAKSTSAARLTRPAAKTPKPSTMAKIGTMRPTTGKTTTTSQVTGTRAQPNINPGTPTANTLEKITTMPSFARLYPTNNTILRPNTPLSPTGTLHPSSLVTTGTTTSSTEKLSPTSSSSESPSSSVVSSSAPATETVQGISASSYASTLTPDDPVGDEVQESPHTEIPTSVPVNPTSLRLLILSHDTELLPGTYSYPTYVESLNPPPVYSYFEEIKGVSLNTYSTDDYDYSVIADLEPDIDFEVASVGAPRLQTFMSSVDGDPHFVVNLPQIREKLCFTLDGRPGDTLRLLSDPDTGITVNGHLMKAPLRIGHENRLRTYLDIITITINQPRCNYIVNISLDNLTLKGEKQLTLPVTKPALLRKPKLAIKISPSSNITVWIGRNVELLVLFHHYQHPTYLQLSHLGFYIVKGDGLSSGCGGLLGQFQNAHIEVTERKQSNDLTLSGILRRNNHTALAILTVKSLKDSTAQSHMSKCWLVKHTDVEEILDGKYMSYVVSDLQDM, encoded by the exons CACAGTTAATGGTAATACGCATGTTGCGGAGGTAAAGGAGAAACACCAGGCCAAGAAGATGTACGAGGAAGCAAGGCGGCAAGGGAAGACCACGGCTCACGTTGGTACCAG AGATAGGGAGACAGAGAAGTTCCGTGTTTCTATGAATGTGGAGGCTGGAGGGGAGATGACCTTCACACTGACCTATGAGGAACTGCTGAGAAGACACCTGGGGAAATACGAGCATGCAGTCAGTGTGCGGCCCGGGCAGATAGTCCAGAACCTCACCGTGCTGGTGACAATCTCTGAACGGACAGGCATAGACTATGTACGAGTGCTACCTCTGCGTGCCAGCCGTCTGATAACCAACACCGTGCGAG GTGAGGCAGCAATGCCCCCATCCACTGAGATAGATAAGAATTCACACTGTGCACGGGTCACTTTCCAGCCGACACCTAAGGAACAGGCTCTCCATTCCAACGTTGGTATTGTTGCAGATTTTGTTGTCCAGTACGACGTGACCTTGAAAGACCTCGCGGGGGATGTTCAG ATATACAATGGATATTTTGTTCACTACTTCGCCCCGCGAGGGCTCCCAACAATCCAGAAGAACGTGATCTTCGTCATTGACGTCAGCGGGTCGATGTTTGGCACCAAAATGAAACAG ACCAAGAGTGCAATGCATGTCATCTTAAATGATCTCCACCGAGATGACTCCTTCAATATAATCACCTTCTCGGATGTGGTACAAGTGTGGAAACCTGGTTTTTCCATACAAGCGACAGTTCAGAACATCAAGAGTGCCAAGGAGTATGTGAATAAGATTGAAGCCGATGGAT GGACAGATATTAATGCTGCAATCCTGGCTGCCGCTTCAATCTTCAACCATACGTCAAATAAACTGGAGAAAGGTGGAACCAAACAGAAGATCCCTCTGGTCATATTCCTTACTGATGGAGAAGCCACCTCAGGGGTCACGTCTTCTACCCGCATTCTGGTAAATGCCCAAAAAGCCCTGAAAGGCACCGTCTCACTCTTTTGCCTAGCATTTGGTGAAGATGCTGACTACAACCTCATGCGCAGGCTGTCCCTGGAAAACCGCGGCATAGCGCGGCGCATCTATGAGTATTCTGACGCCACGCTGCAGCTAAAGGGCTTTTATGATGAGATTGCCAGTCCTCTCCTCTTCGATATTGAGTTGGCTTACCGTGAGGAAGCGGTTCAAAATGTGACACAGACCCTTTTCCCTAATTTTTTTGAAGGGTCAGAGTTGGTGGTCGCAGGGAAGCTTAAGCCAGGCACAAAGAACCTTCAGGTTAGGATGACGGCACATGACCAGAAGGAGAAGCTAAGCCTAGACAATGACATCCACTTGGAGGATAATGCCACACAATCCAACTTTGGATGTTCGGGCAATGTGGATGAAATTCAGTGGTTTGTCCAGAGGCTTTGGGCCTATTTCACCATCCAGGATTTGCTGCAGGCTAGGATCAAAGCCAATGACACTATAGCTAGAAAGATACTGACGGAGAAAGCTACCAACTTATCCCTGAAATATAACTTTGTGACGCCTGTTACTTCCCTGATTGTAGTGAAACCCGATGACTCGGATGACCCGAAAACAACCACAGTTACGTCAATGCCTAGTACTGCAACTCTACCCGTCACCCCAACGTCCCATACTACAATAAATACTACGGTTCTAAGTACTGCTGTTCTAAAAGCCAAGTCCACTTCTGCGGCCCGACTAACAAGGCCAGCCGCTAAAACTCCCAAACCTTCAACAATGGCCAAGATAGGCACAATGAGACCAACCACTGGAAAAACAACCACAACTTCTCAAGTTACAGGAACCAGAGCCCAACCTAACATTAATCCAGGAACGCCCACCGCTAATACCTTGGAGAAGATTACCACAATGCCTTCATTCGCCAGGTTATACCCAACTAACAATACAATTCTCCGTCCCAATACCCCTTTGTCCCCCACCGGAACACTTCATCCAAGCAGTTTAGTTACAACAGGAACAACAACATCCAGCACAGAGAAGCTTTCTCCCACTTCCTCCAGCTCTGAATCTCCATCCAGCTCAGTGGTTTCAAGCAGTGCCCCAGCAACAGAAACCGTGCAGGGGATCTCTGCCTCCTCTTATGCCAGCACACTTACTCCTGATGACCCGGTTGGTGATGAGGTACAAGAGTCTCCACACACTGAGATTCCCACTTCAGTTCCTGTGAACCCCACTTCTCTGAGACTCCTTATCCTTTCCCATGATACAGAACTTCTGCCTGGCACATATTCCTATCCAACATATGTTGAGTCCCTGAATCCTCCTCCTGTTTACAGCTATTTTGAAGAGATCAAAG GGGTCAGTCTTAATACATATTCCACAGATG ATTATGATTATTCTGTAATTGCAGACTTGGAACCAGACATTGACTTTGAAG TGGCATCTGTTGGTGCGCCGCGGCTCCAGACCTTCATGTCCTCGG TTGATGGAGATCCCCACTTTGTGGTGAATTTGCCTCAGATCCGAGAAAAGTTGTGTTTCACCCTAGATGGTCGCCCAGGGGACActctgaggctcctctctgacCCAGATACAG GTATCACAGTAAATGGACATTTGATGAAGGCCCCTTTGAGAATTGGCCATGAAAACCGGTTACGTACTTACCTAGACATCATTACCATCACCATCAACCAGCCGCGGTGCAACTACATAGTCAATATCTCCCTCGATAATTTGACACTAAAGGGGGAAAAACAGCTCACTCTCCCCGTTACCAAACCTGCTCTGCTGCGAAAGCCCAAACTGGCCATCAAAATATCCCCATCGTCCAATATAACAGTGTGGATTGGGCGTAATGTGGAGTTGTTGGTCTTGTTTCACCACTACCAGCATCCAACGTACCTGCAGTTAAGCCACCTGGGATTTTACATTGTCAAAGGGGACGGTTTATCTTCCGGCTGTGGAGGCCTCTTAG gtcAATTCCAAAACGCCCACATAGAGGTCACTGAGCGGAAACAGAGTAACGATTTGACCCTCTCCGGAATCCTGAGGAGAAACAATCACACAGCTCTGGCAATTCTCACTGTAAAATCCCTGAAGGACTCCACGGCACAATCACACATGTCCAAATGTTGGCTGGTAAAACACACAGACGTGGAGGAGATTCTAGACGGAAAGTACATGTCCTACGTGGTATCAGACCTTCAAGATATGTAA
- the ITIH6 gene encoding inter-alpha-trypsin inhibitor heavy chain H6 isoform X2, with amino-acid sequence MLLRYFSCDLMVSGMGNLLRNYFLLLVSLSIADPSFADGSSLRSPYLERFKRQIRATKTELTISSLYIQSTIVSRYAFTKVQSVMYNPHNESKEAIFDLELPSSAFMSNFTLTVNGNTHVAEVKEKHQAKKMYEEARRQGKTTAHVGTRDRETEKFRVSMNVEAGGEMTFTLTYEELLRRHLGKYEHAVSVRPGQIVQNLTVLVTISERTGIDYVRVLPLRASRLITNTVRGEAAMPPSTEIDKNSHCARVTFQPTPKEQALHSNVGIVADFVVQYDVTLKDLAGDVQIYNGYFVHYFAPRGLPTIQKNVIFVIDVSGSMFGTKMKQTKSAMHVILNDLHRDDSFNIITFSDVVQVWKPGFSIQATVQNIKSAKEYVNKIEADGWTDINAAILAAASIFNHTSNKLEKGGTKQKIPLVIFLTDGEATSGVTSSTRILVNAQKALKGTVSLFCLAFGEDADYNLMRRLSLENRGIARRIYEYSDATLQLKGFYDEIASPLLFDIELAYREEAVQNVTQTLFPNFFEGSELVVAGKLKPGTKNLQVRMTAHDQKEKLSLDNDIHLEDNATQSNFGCSGNVDEIQWFVQRLWAYFTIQDLLQARIKANDTIARKILTEKATNLSLKYNFVTPVTSLIVVKPDDSDDPKTTTVTSMPSTATLPVTPTSHTTINTTVLSTAVLKAKSTSAARLTRPAAKTPKPSTMAKIGTMRPTTGKTTTTSQVTGTRAQPNINPGTPTANTLEKITTMPSFARLYPTNNTILRPNTPLSPTGTLHPSSLVTTGTTTSSTEKLSPTSSSSESPSSSVVSSSAPATETVQGISASSYASTLTPDDPVGDEVQESPHTEIPTSVPVNPTSLRLLILSHDTELLPGTYSYPTYVESLNPPPVYSYFEEIKGVSLNTYSTDDLEPDIDFEVASVGAPRLQTFMSSVDGDPHFVVNLPQIREKLCFTLDGRPGDTLRLLSDPDTGITVNGHLMKAPLRIGHENRLRTYLDIITITINQPRCNYIVNISLDNLTLKGEKQLTLPVTKPALLRKPKLAIKISPSSNITVWIGRNVELLVLFHHYQHPTYLQLSHLGFYIVKGDGLSSGCGGLLGQFQNAHIEVTERKQSNDLTLSGILRRNNHTALAILTVKSLKDSTAQSHMSKCWLVKHTDVEEILDGKYMSYVVSDLQDM; translated from the exons CACAGTTAATGGTAATACGCATGTTGCGGAGGTAAAGGAGAAACACCAGGCCAAGAAGATGTACGAGGAAGCAAGGCGGCAAGGGAAGACCACGGCTCACGTTGGTACCAG AGATAGGGAGACAGAGAAGTTCCGTGTTTCTATGAATGTGGAGGCTGGAGGGGAGATGACCTTCACACTGACCTATGAGGAACTGCTGAGAAGACACCTGGGGAAATACGAGCATGCAGTCAGTGTGCGGCCCGGGCAGATAGTCCAGAACCTCACCGTGCTGGTGACAATCTCTGAACGGACAGGCATAGACTATGTACGAGTGCTACCTCTGCGTGCCAGCCGTCTGATAACCAACACCGTGCGAG GTGAGGCAGCAATGCCCCCATCCACTGAGATAGATAAGAATTCACACTGTGCACGGGTCACTTTCCAGCCGACACCTAAGGAACAGGCTCTCCATTCCAACGTTGGTATTGTTGCAGATTTTGTTGTCCAGTACGACGTGACCTTGAAAGACCTCGCGGGGGATGTTCAG ATATACAATGGATATTTTGTTCACTACTTCGCCCCGCGAGGGCTCCCAACAATCCAGAAGAACGTGATCTTCGTCATTGACGTCAGCGGGTCGATGTTTGGCACCAAAATGAAACAG ACCAAGAGTGCAATGCATGTCATCTTAAATGATCTCCACCGAGATGACTCCTTCAATATAATCACCTTCTCGGATGTGGTACAAGTGTGGAAACCTGGTTTTTCCATACAAGCGACAGTTCAGAACATCAAGAGTGCCAAGGAGTATGTGAATAAGATTGAAGCCGATGGAT GGACAGATATTAATGCTGCAATCCTGGCTGCCGCTTCAATCTTCAACCATACGTCAAATAAACTGGAGAAAGGTGGAACCAAACAGAAGATCCCTCTGGTCATATTCCTTACTGATGGAGAAGCCACCTCAGGGGTCACGTCTTCTACCCGCATTCTGGTAAATGCCCAAAAAGCCCTGAAAGGCACCGTCTCACTCTTTTGCCTAGCATTTGGTGAAGATGCTGACTACAACCTCATGCGCAGGCTGTCCCTGGAAAACCGCGGCATAGCGCGGCGCATCTATGAGTATTCTGACGCCACGCTGCAGCTAAAGGGCTTTTATGATGAGATTGCCAGTCCTCTCCTCTTCGATATTGAGTTGGCTTACCGTGAGGAAGCGGTTCAAAATGTGACACAGACCCTTTTCCCTAATTTTTTTGAAGGGTCAGAGTTGGTGGTCGCAGGGAAGCTTAAGCCAGGCACAAAGAACCTTCAGGTTAGGATGACGGCACATGACCAGAAGGAGAAGCTAAGCCTAGACAATGACATCCACTTGGAGGATAATGCCACACAATCCAACTTTGGATGTTCGGGCAATGTGGATGAAATTCAGTGGTTTGTCCAGAGGCTTTGGGCCTATTTCACCATCCAGGATTTGCTGCAGGCTAGGATCAAAGCCAATGACACTATAGCTAGAAAGATACTGACGGAGAAAGCTACCAACTTATCCCTGAAATATAACTTTGTGACGCCTGTTACTTCCCTGATTGTAGTGAAACCCGATGACTCGGATGACCCGAAAACAACCACAGTTACGTCAATGCCTAGTACTGCAACTCTACCCGTCACCCCAACGTCCCATACTACAATAAATACTACGGTTCTAAGTACTGCTGTTCTAAAAGCCAAGTCCACTTCTGCGGCCCGACTAACAAGGCCAGCCGCTAAAACTCCCAAACCTTCAACAATGGCCAAGATAGGCACAATGAGACCAACCACTGGAAAAACAACCACAACTTCTCAAGTTACAGGAACCAGAGCCCAACCTAACATTAATCCAGGAACGCCCACCGCTAATACCTTGGAGAAGATTACCACAATGCCTTCATTCGCCAGGTTATACCCAACTAACAATACAATTCTCCGTCCCAATACCCCTTTGTCCCCCACCGGAACACTTCATCCAAGCAGTTTAGTTACAACAGGAACAACAACATCCAGCACAGAGAAGCTTTCTCCCACTTCCTCCAGCTCTGAATCTCCATCCAGCTCAGTGGTTTCAAGCAGTGCCCCAGCAACAGAAACCGTGCAGGGGATCTCTGCCTCCTCTTATGCCAGCACACTTACTCCTGATGACCCGGTTGGTGATGAGGTACAAGAGTCTCCACACACTGAGATTCCCACTTCAGTTCCTGTGAACCCCACTTCTCTGAGACTCCTTATCCTTTCCCATGATACAGAACTTCTGCCTGGCACATATTCCTATCCAACATATGTTGAGTCCCTGAATCCTCCTCCTGTTTACAGCTATTTTGAAGAGATCAAAG GGGTCAGTCTTAATACATATTCCACAGATG ACTTGGAACCAGACATTGACTTTGAAG TGGCATCTGTTGGTGCGCCGCGGCTCCAGACCTTCATGTCCTCGG TTGATGGAGATCCCCACTTTGTGGTGAATTTGCCTCAGATCCGAGAAAAGTTGTGTTTCACCCTAGATGGTCGCCCAGGGGACActctgaggctcctctctgacCCAGATACAG GTATCACAGTAAATGGACATTTGATGAAGGCCCCTTTGAGAATTGGCCATGAAAACCGGTTACGTACTTACCTAGACATCATTACCATCACCATCAACCAGCCGCGGTGCAACTACATAGTCAATATCTCCCTCGATAATTTGACACTAAAGGGGGAAAAACAGCTCACTCTCCCCGTTACCAAACCTGCTCTGCTGCGAAAGCCCAAACTGGCCATCAAAATATCCCCATCGTCCAATATAACAGTGTGGATTGGGCGTAATGTGGAGTTGTTGGTCTTGTTTCACCACTACCAGCATCCAACGTACCTGCAGTTAAGCCACCTGGGATTTTACATTGTCAAAGGGGACGGTTTATCTTCCGGCTGTGGAGGCCTCTTAG gtcAATTCCAAAACGCCCACATAGAGGTCACTGAGCGGAAACAGAGTAACGATTTGACCCTCTCCGGAATCCTGAGGAGAAACAATCACACAGCTCTGGCAATTCTCACTGTAAAATCCCTGAAGGACTCCACGGCACAATCACACATGTCCAAATGTTGGCTGGTAAAACACACAGACGTGGAGGAGATTCTAGACGGAAAGTACATGTCCTACGTGGTATCAGACCTTCAAGATATGTAA